In one Cryptococcus deuterogattii R265 chromosome 11, complete sequence genomic region, the following are encoded:
- a CDS encoding sodium/bile acid cotransporter 7-B/bile acid cotransporter 7-B gives MSHVLPLQEEPHGTSQSISSNTSTSAINIDSDIKNNHLLSPKSKSKSLTSLASIERANSHAAPLASADAGGENVKKKRPWYHPSMILDFLIGNWFLIGIGVVIVLAWRFPHVAADGGVIRSQYSIIYGVIAAIFLITGLTLSTPALFHQLANWRLHLFTQIFSFLFFSAIVFAIVNCVRASGNEAIDKYVLAGMVVMSVMPTTVASNITMTRSAGGSTEAATMEVCVGNLLGTFITPLLCEMFFSSSAWSYGVPIAKGGYEGSQGLKEIYRQLAKQLGLTLFTPLFVGQVILNIFPRQTRWVAATFRLPKVSTFLLLLLIWSVFSTQFHAGAFESISHISIIFLCFVNFGLYVVFTGICLYLTRLPFLPESFDVRPSLGISRGDVEGPVIDGGIDVDADAEQETGEGGRSTRKEPFWKKFVSGLRFNKKEATAICFCAAAKGMVVGSPTLSILYGGFPARERAILSIPLVLYQGQQVAVAQMLVYAFKTWNQKPDHLAEIRQKEKKTKKMKNRSQQGLSTLFSRRLQILIPFLGERDLEDEEAADVGKGMGRGMGVPEAQEAVMKRKEKGAGGED, from the exons ATGTCTCATGTCTTACCTTTGCAAGAAGAACCACATGGCACTAGCCAATCAATATCTTCGAATACCTCGACATCCGCTATTAATATCGATAGTGATATCAAAAACAACCATTTACTATCcccaaaatcaaaatcaaaatcacTGACTTCTCTTGCAAGCATTGAAAGAGCCAATAGCCATGCAGCTCCCCTAGCTTCCGCAGACGCCGGCGGCGAAAACgtcaaaaagaaaagaccGTGGTATCACCCATCAATGATTCTGGATTTTCTGATCGGGAACTGGTTCTTGATAGGAATAGGAGTTGTCATTGTTTTGGCGTGGAGATTCCCACATGTCGCTGCTGACGGGGGAG TCATTCGGTCTCAATACTCCATCATCTACGGCGTTATTGCCGCTATATTTTTGATCACCGGTCTTACCCTCTCTACTCCCGCTCTCTTTCACCAACTCGCCAACTGGCGCCTCCATCTGTTTACACagattttctctttccttttcttctcggCCATCGTATTCGCGATCGTTAACTGTGTACGAGCTTCGGGCAATGAAGCTATAGACAAGTATGTGCTGGCGGGGATGGTGGTAATGAGTGTCATGCCAACAACGGTTGCGAGTAATATTACAATGACGAGAAGTGCGGGAGGCAGTACAGAAGCGGCGACGATGGAAGTTTGCGTTG GTAATCTACTTGGAACGTTTATAACCCCCCTCCTGTGTGAGATGtttttctcatcctctgcaTGGTCATATGGCGTACCGATTGCGAAGGGAGGATATGAAGGGTCACAAggattgaaggagatttACCGACAACTGGCCAAGCAGCTGGGATTAACTCTCTTCACGCCTCTA TTTGTAGGCCAAGTCATCCTCAACATTTTCCCCCGCCAAACCAGATGGGTTGCCGCCACTTTTCGCCTTCCCAAAGTAtccaccttccttctcctgctccttATCTGGTCCGTCTTTTCGACCCAGTTCCATGCGGGCGCATTCGAATCCATCTCCCAtatctccatcatcttcctaTGCTTTGTTAACTTTGGGCTTTATGTGGTGTTTACTGGGATCTGTCTGTACCTTACAAGGTTGCCATTCTTGCCGGAGAGTTTTGATGTCAGGCCGTCCTTGGGTATTTCGAGAGGGGACGTGGAAGGTCCAGTGATCGACGGAGGGATAGATGTGGACGCGGACGCAGAGCAAGAGACGGGAGAGGGTGGGAGAAGCACGAGGAAAGAACCGTTCTGGAAAAAATTTGTAAGCGGACTAAGGTTTAATAAGAAGGAAGCAACGGCGATTTGCTTTTGTGCGGCTGCAAAGGGAATGGTTGTTGGATCTCCAACTCTGTCCATCTTGTATGGAGGGTTCCCGGCGAGGGAGAGAGCGATTCTGTCAATACCTCTTGTTCTGTATCAAG GCCAACAAGTTGCTGTAGCTCAAATGCTAGTTTACGCTTTCAAGACGTGGAACCAAAAGCCAGATCATCTCGCGGAAATACGccaaaaggagaagaagaccaagaagatgaagaaccGTTCGCAACAAGGGCTCTCGACATTGTTTTCGAGACGTCTGCAGATATTAATACCATTTTTGGGAGAGCGTGatcttgaggatgaggaagcagcTGATGTAGGGaaaggaatggggaggggaatgggTGTACCGGAGGCTCAGGAGGcggtgatgaagaggaaagagaaaggcgcaggaggagaagattga